A genomic region of Methanobacterium sp. SMA-27 contains the following coding sequences:
- a CDS encoding MarR family winged helix-turn-helix transcriptional regulator produces the protein MLFRNKLFKHRKRLKHNKIPHSYFHILKVLKKKGPLPMSEIGRRVYISKSNMTSLIDKLVENGLAERIPDTNDRRVINIT, from the coding sequence ATACTCTTTAGAAACAAACTTTTCAAACATAGAAAACGGTTAAAACACAATAAAATACCCCATTCATACTTCCATATACTCAAGGTTTTGAAGAAAAAAGGTCCACTCCCAATGTCTGAAATAGGAAGGCGTGTTTACATATCTAAATCGAACATGACCTCATTAATAGATAAACTGGTTGAAAATGGACTTGCAGAAAGAATACCCGATACAAATGATAGAAGAGTGATTAACATAACCTGA
- a CDS encoding carotenoid biosynthesis protein: MWLAFAFVLLHSSKVLGNKKTGVLFIIALLFGLTFEAVGVKYGGVFGMPYYYNLPTFFFGLVPISTPISWTIIIYFSYTITNLLLFGFGGERPVKTDNLWYFLGLMVLLSFIGGLIAVNLDMILDPVAVSPQVAGWIWTGGGPYFGIPIGNFIGWFLVAAIAIFIFRYYEAISPKSDTPYGLDIFLNLSIVLIYVMYLLENAVRAFTIGKIDYILIGITTMMPFILIAVLALMLNMKKRR; the protein is encoded by the coding sequence ATGTGGCTTGCATTTGCCTTCGTTTTATTACATTCTTCTAAAGTTCTTGGGAATAAAAAAACTGGAGTACTCTTTATTATTGCTTTACTATTTGGTTTAACTTTTGAGGCTGTTGGCGTTAAATACGGTGGTGTGTTTGGTATGCCATACTATTATAATCTACCTACCTTCTTTTTTGGATTAGTGCCAATTTCTACACCCATTTCATGGACGATCATAATTTACTTCAGTTACACCATAACAAATTTATTACTATTTGGATTTGGCGGGGAGAGACCAGTAAAGACAGATAATTTATGGTATTTTTTAGGTTTAATGGTTTTACTATCATTTATCGGCGGATTAATAGCAGTTAATTTAGATATGATACTTGACCCTGTTGCTGTTTCACCACAAGTAGCAGGATGGATTTGGACTGGAGGAGGTCCTTATTTCGGCATACCTATCGGTAATTTTATTGGATGGTTTTTGGTTGCAGCCATCGCCATATTCATTTTCAGATATTACGAAGCAATATCACCAAAATCAGACACCCCTTATGGGTTAGATATATTCTTAAATTTGTCCATTGTACTTATTTACGTAATGTACCTTTTAGAAAATGCAGTTAGGGCATTTACAATAGGAAAAATAGATTATATCCTGATTGGTATAACTACTATGATGCCGTTCATTTTAATCGCAGTACTGGCTTTAATGTTAAATATGAAAAAAAGACGATGA
- a CDS encoding right-handed parallel beta-helix repeat-containing protein: protein MNKVIIYIIFMGICLISLQSISAANITVHPGDSIQSAVDQASDNDYITVYDNNNNPYTYKESVNINKKINIKSSGKVTIEAKNTSAAVFTVNSNGAGSSIQNFTLSKSSYCIMINNANNCLISGNNIIAASLVGIQFYGNMNNSKVLGNTITGVSPTVGNGISFEYGKCTYNNITGNIISNFLNGIIFNDNSENNIVSNNQVTCTGYQGAGIYATDNSRNMQIIGNTVTGAEDGIAIQQMGTNTPINYNINGNTVNGNKNGLWVCLSNSTISNNNATSNLVSGLDITGRYNNILNNTASYNGNCGITLAGFASSDGNVVSGNNLIHNLAGINSASNYSTISNNNMSYNTNNGLISTSDHNIIDGNTITNINGSAILVMGVYNTITNNILQNNVIGLYIPKSTDADHNTVSYNNISYNSNGINSLSPYSNFTHNTINNNNENGLTITSNHVNIDNNTIKNNNGSAVLLIGVYNTLTNNILQNNLIGICIQKSTNADNNTISNNDVSYNGNGINSASPYSNFTHNTINNNDETGLTITGSGCNIVGNSMCYNGEAGLTITSTGNNVTSNRLENNLYGASFSNFNAANFNLNSVVGNTYQVYSPDTTGYINALNNWWGSNSTPTRIYGLFNINPWIVLRVIGNPNQINSGTTSTITADLNHNSNGVDVTSLYSGKTVPDGINVNFSCDSLGAVNPLNNTTVNGAATTIFTGNSPGVSVVRALVDSQNVTTNVSIVTTSAIPTGITVTPTTGYKGVPANLITTLRDTKNNLPLTGKTIRFSVNGTFLGTALTNSSGVATLPYTVLENIGVYPILAEFIQDATYAASNGTANLTVATNIADVEVTNTVSNSTPKYNDTITFTVTVKNNGPCTAQNVAISEWLNNGYLTYISNDSQGALNLSNGIWTIETLNSGATATLHIIAKATTPNTTITNTATYNPVTNDPNSTNNNQTITITVPATSADIQVTNTVSNNTPNYNDIITFTVTVKNNGPDTAQNVAVSEWLSNGYLTYISDDSQGALNLSNGIWTIETLNSGATATLHIIAKATTPNTTITNTATYNPVTNDPNSTNNNQTITITVENSTDAADVAVTNTISNSTPNYGDNITFTVTVTNNGPNTAQNVTVSEWLSNYNFTYLSDDSGGALNLNNGIWTVGNLANGATATLHIIAKATTPNTTITNTATYNPVTTDHNTNNNAQTITINVQ from the coding sequence ATGAATAAAGTGATCATTTATATAATTTTTATGGGTATCTGTTTAATTTCATTACAATCCATCAGTGCCGCTAATATAACTGTACATCCCGGGGACAGCATTCAAAGTGCCGTGGATCAAGCGTCTGATAATGATTACATAACGGTATACGATAATAACAACAATCCCTATACCTATAAAGAAAGTGTTAACATAAACAAGAAGATTAATATAAAATCCAGTGGAAAAGTTACAATTGAAGCTAAAAATACAAGTGCAGCTGTTTTTACTGTGAATTCAAATGGTGCGGGTTCTTCTATTCAAAATTTCACTTTATCAAAGAGTAGTTACTGTATCATGATAAACAATGCAAATAACTGTCTTATCTCGGGTAACAATATTATAGCAGCTTCTTTGGTGGGTATACAGTTTTACGGGAATATGAACAATTCAAAGGTTTTAGGGAATACCATAACCGGTGTAAGCCCCACCGTTGGAAATGGGATCAGCTTTGAATATGGTAAGTGTACCTACAACAACATAACAGGTAATATCATCAGTAATTTTTTAAATGGAATAATATTCAACGATAACAGCGAAAACAACATAGTTTCAAACAACCAGGTAACCTGCACAGGATATCAGGGTGCGGGGATATATGCCACAGATAACTCCAGAAATATGCAAATAATTGGTAACACAGTGACAGGAGCTGAAGATGGTATTGCAATTCAGCAGATGGGAACAAACACCCCCATTAACTACAACATCAATGGGAATACTGTTAATGGAAATAAAAATGGATTATGGGTTTGTCTAAGTAACAGTACCATTTCAAACAACAATGCAACATCAAACCTGGTGAGCGGGCTGGATATTACCGGTAGATACAATAATATTCTGAATAATACTGCTTCTTATAATGGGAACTGTGGTATTACCCTTGCAGGATTTGCAAGTTCTGATGGTAATGTTGTGAGTGGAAATAATTTAATTCACAATCTTGCAGGGATAAACAGTGCAAGCAACTATTCAACTATTTCTAACAACAACATGTCCTATAACACCAATAACGGCCTGATATCTACTTCTGACCACAATATTATTGACGGCAACACCATAACCAACATCAACGGTAGTGCAATCCTGGTTATGGGTGTGTACAACACCATAACCAATAATATACTGCAAAATAACGTGATTGGTCTTTACATCCCTAAATCTACAGATGCTGATCACAACACAGTAAGCTACAACAATATATCCTACAACAGTAATGGAATTAACAGTTTAAGTCCCTACTCAAACTTCACACACAACACTATAAACAACAACAACGAAAACGGCCTAACCATCACATCAAACCATGTAAATATAGATAATAACACTATAAAAAATAATAATGGAAGTGCAGTACTGCTCATAGGAGTTTACAACACCTTAACTAACAATATACTGCAAAATAATTTAATTGGTATATGCATCCAAAAATCTACTAATGCAGATAACAACACCATCAGCAATAACGATGTGTCCTACAATGGCAACGGAATCAACAGTGCAAGTCCCTACTCAAACTTCACACACAACACCATAAACAACAACGATGAAACCGGGCTGACCATCACTGGATCTGGGTGTAATATAGTTGGAAATTCAATGTGTTACAATGGTGAAGCTGGCCTTACAATTACAAGTACAGGCAACAATGTTACTTCGAACAGATTGGAAAACAATCTTTATGGTGCTTCATTTAGTAACTTTAATGCTGCTAATTTTAATTTGAACAGTGTTGTTGGGAATACTTATCAGGTGTACAGTCCTGACACAACAGGATACATTAATGCATTAAATAACTGGTGGGGATCAAACAGTACTCCAACAAGGATTTATGGTTTATTCAACATTAACCCATGGATAGTTTTAAGGGTAATAGGCAATCCCAACCAGATAAATAGTGGAACTACTTCCACAATAACTGCAGATCTTAATCATAACAGTAATGGAGTAGATGTAACTTCATTATATTCTGGAAAAACTGTTCCAGATGGGATAAATGTTAACTTCAGCTGTGATTCTTTAGGTGCTGTTAATCCACTTAACAATACCACCGTAAACGGTGCTGCAACCACCATCTTTACGGGTAATTCTCCTGGAGTGTCTGTAGTTAGGGCTTTGGTTGATTCTCAAAATGTTACCACCAATGTTTCAATTGTTACTACATCAGCTATTCCAACTGGAATAACTGTAACTCCAACTACTGGTTACAAAGGTGTTCCAGCAAACCTCATCACAACGTTAAGGGACACTAAAAATAACTTACCTTTAACAGGTAAAACTATAAGATTTAGTGTTAACGGTACGTTCTTAGGCACTGCACTCACGAATAGTAGTGGAGTTGCAACGTTACCCTACACTGTCCTGGAAAATATTGGAGTGTATCCTATATTAGCAGAATTTATACAGGATGCAACATATGCAGCCAGTAACGGTACAGCTAATTTAACAGTAGCCACAAATATTGCGGATGTAGAAGTTACAAATACAGTTTCTAATTCTACACCTAAATATAACGACACTATAACCTTCACTGTAACTGTTAAAAACAACGGACCCTGCACTGCTCAAAACGTTGCTATAAGTGAATGGCTAAATAACGGCTATTTAACATACATATCAAACGACAGCCAAGGAGCACTAAACCTCAGCAACGGAATATGGACCATTGAAACACTAAACAGCGGAGCAACAGCAACACTACACATAATAGCCAAAGCCACCACACCAAACACAACCATAACCAACACAGCAACCTACAACCCCGTAACAAACGACCCAAACAGCACCAACAACAACCAAACCATCACCATAACAGTACCCGCAACATCAGCCGATATACAGGTAACCAACACTGTGTCCAACAACACACCCAACTATAACGACATCATAACCTTCACAGTAACAGTTAAAAACAACGGACCTGACACAGCCCAAAACGTAGCTGTAAGTGAATGGCTAAGCAATGGCTACCTAACATACATATCAGACGACAGCCAAGGAGCACTAAACCTCAGCAACGGAATATGGACCATTGAAACACTAAACAGCGGAGCAACAGCAACACTACACATAATAGCCAAAGCCACCACACCAAACACAACCATAACCAACACAGCAACCTACAACCCCGTAACAAACGACCCAAACAGCACCAACAACAACCAAACCATCACCATAACAGTTGAAAACTCAACAGACGCTGCAGACGTAGCAGTTACCAATACTATATCCAACTCCACACCTAACTATGGGGACAACATCACTTTCACAGTCACAGTAACAAACAACGGACCCAATACAGCCCAAAATGTAACAGTATCTGAATGGCTGAGTAACTACAACTTTACATATTTATCAGACGACAGCGGAGGGGCACTAAACCTTAACAATG